A stretch of Carnobacterium iners DNA encodes these proteins:
- a CDS encoding type IV pilus modification PilV family protein, whose protein sequence is MNSWYKKQIKHLMAEESGMTLVEILASILILSLIVTTFLSFFIQAAKTNNQTDNVNEATFIAQEQIELLTYYSSTKSVAETLTLIKDTSTKAGFTVVSKISKESENLYKGTVEISESKGGKVYAQMETRLSFSTAK, encoded by the coding sequence ATGAACAGTTGGTACAAAAAACAAATAAAACACCTAATGGCTGAAGAATCAGGAATGACACTTGTTGAGATACTGGCTTCTATTTTAATTCTATCTCTTATCGTCACGACTTTTTTGTCTTTTTTTATCCAAGCGGCTAAAACAAATAATCAGACCGATAACGTAAATGAAGCAACTTTTATTGCACAAGAACAAATCGAACTGCTTACATACTATTCAAGCACAAAGAGTGTAGCAGAAACACTGACTCTGATTAAGGATACGAGCACAAAAGCTGGGTTTACTGTTGTATCGAAAATATCCAAAGAATCAGAAAACCTCTATAAAGGTACAGTGGAGATCTCCGAGAGCAAGGGAGGTAAAGTTTATGCACAAATGGAAACGCGGTTATCATTCAGTACAGCAAAATAG
- the pilM gene encoding type IV pilus biogenesis protein PilM, whose protein sequence is MLFKKQPLLYFEFLERRIRYLVMDANSGKVLEKNEILFDNEILHEERIIDPALLENRLNALVTEKKWKNAQASILLPDNFIIVREEKVPVQLDPSEIKAYIALHMGQLIRSPFKETRFHFELLEVSDMEQTILLMLYPQEIILQYESLLQKVSLDPIVADISSLCLYRIIKQQKDLQKDLQKDPNKHVMVLQWSAVNNTIMIFNEDLPKISRQSRLTRLIDLWDVTPDGEWNWKEDINSFDEAIADTLDVLERLLDFYRYSVMNGEGGVTDIYLAGDFPDLENVKKQFSNRFFQPIHIVQVSEDITTKYLPLYGLALKEKKAAIPKQVAKKKVKRIRKKAQGENKHV, encoded by the coding sequence ATGTTATTTAAAAAACAACCCTTGCTTTATTTTGAATTTTTAGAAAGACGAATTCGCTATTTAGTAATGGATGCTAACTCTGGTAAAGTACTAGAAAAAAATGAAATTTTATTTGATAACGAGATTCTTCATGAAGAGAGAATTATTGACCCCGCGTTACTTGAGAATCGTTTAAATGCGTTAGTTACTGAAAAAAAATGGAAAAATGCGCAAGCATCCATCTTGTTACCGGATAACTTTATTATTGTACGTGAAGAAAAAGTACCAGTACAGCTAGATCCTTCAGAAATTAAAGCTTATATTGCTCTACATATGGGACAATTAATCCGATCTCCGTTTAAAGAGACACGTTTTCATTTTGAGTTGCTTGAAGTTAGTGATATGGAGCAGACCATTCTTTTGATGCTTTACCCGCAAGAGATTATTCTACAATACGAATCTTTATTACAAAAGGTTTCCTTGGATCCTATTGTAGCGGATATTTCATCATTATGTTTGTACCGAATCATTAAGCAACAAAAGGACCTACAAAAGGACCTACAAAAGGACCCTAATAAGCATGTAATGGTGCTGCAATGGAGCGCAGTAAATAATACGATTATGATTTTTAACGAAGATTTGCCTAAAATATCACGTCAATCGCGTTTAACCAGGTTGATAGATTTATGGGATGTAACCCCAGATGGTGAATGGAATTGGAAGGAAGATATAAATTCATTTGATGAAGCTATTGCAGATACGCTCGATGTTTTAGAAAGATTACTTGATTTTTATCGTTATTCCGTGATGAACGGCGAGGGTGGAGTGACGGATATCTATTTAGCAGGAGATTTTCCTGATCTGGAAAACGTCAAAAAACAATTTTCCAACCGTTTTTTCCAACCGATTCATATTGTACAGGTTTCAGAAGATATTACCACTAAATATTTACCATTATATGGTCTTGCCTTAAAAGAGAAAAAGGCTGCTATTCCGAAACAAGTTGCTAAGAAAAAAGTGAAGCGCATTAGAAAAAAAGCACAGGGGGAAAATAAACATGTTTGA
- a CDS encoding aminopeptidase C — translation MTINTDLLTQFKTRFEGNRENQVIKGAIAKVGINTASLDNDLLRRHPFSFSQETKRGEITNQESSGRCWMFAALNTARVGTMDRLNVETFEFSQNYTLFWDKLEKTNYFLDSILDTLDEAQNSRIVAHLLKDPVEDGGQWDMFSGILEKYGAVPKSVMPETFHSSHTAVLNKVLTAKLREFASVLREGYKNGGTTEELAAKKEEMLYFIYNVLVKALGEIPKEFTYDYRDKDNKFHRIAQTTPQEFFKKYVGWDLTSLVSLLNAPTEDKPYGKAYTVKYLGTVKEGQPIRYINTPIEVLKNAAIDSIKAGEPVWFGCDVGQMSERKSGIMDENAYLYDLTLGEGLKMTKAQRLDYGESLLTHAMVLVGVNLDGDGKPLTWKVENSWGDKLGKKGVFSMSDKWFDEYTYQVAVDKKYVADKWLKALDEPVTELEPWDPMGSLAMVK, via the coding sequence TTGACAATCAATACAGATCTATTAACACAATTTAAAACGCGATTTGAAGGAAATCGTGAGAACCAAGTAATTAAAGGAGCGATTGCTAAAGTCGGAATCAACACAGCTTCTTTAGATAACGACTTACTTAGACGCCATCCTTTTTCTTTTTCACAAGAAACAAAACGTGGTGAAATAACCAACCAAGAATCAAGTGGCCGTTGCTGGATGTTTGCAGCTTTAAATACCGCTCGTGTTGGCACAATGGATCGCTTAAATGTCGAAACATTTGAATTTTCACAAAACTACACGTTATTCTGGGATAAGCTAGAAAAAACAAATTATTTCTTAGATAGTATTTTAGATACGTTAGACGAAGCACAAAATTCAAGAATCGTTGCTCATTTACTAAAAGATCCAGTAGAAGACGGTGGACAATGGGATATGTTCTCCGGTATTTTAGAAAAGTATGGTGCTGTTCCAAAATCAGTGATGCCAGAAACATTCCATTCTTCACACACAGCGGTTTTAAACAAAGTGTTAACCGCAAAATTACGTGAATTTGCAAGTGTCTTACGTGAAGGCTATAAAAATGGCGGAACGACAGAAGAATTAGCCGCTAAAAAAGAAGAAATGCTGTACTTTATCTACAATGTCTTAGTAAAAGCGCTTGGTGAAATTCCTAAAGAATTTACCTATGATTACCGTGATAAAGACAATAAGTTTCATCGTATTGCACAAACAACGCCACAAGAATTCTTCAAAAAATACGTTGGTTGGGACTTAACAAGTTTAGTTAGCTTGTTGAATGCTCCAACTGAAGATAAGCCTTATGGAAAAGCCTATACAGTCAAGTACTTAGGTACAGTAAAAGAAGGCCAACCAATTCGTTATATCAATACGCCAATTGAAGTCTTAAAAAATGCAGCGATTGACTCAATTAAAGCTGGCGAACCTGTTTGGTTTGGTTGTGATGTTGGACAAATGTCTGAACGTAAATCAGGTATTATGGATGAGAATGCTTATCTGTACGACTTAACGCTTGGTGAAGGTCTAAAAATGACTAAAGCCCAACGCTTAGATTATGGCGAAAGTTTATTAACACATGCAATGGTTTTAGTCGGAGTTAATCTAGATGGTGATGGTAAACCGTTAACTTGGAAAGTTGAAAACAGTTGGGGCGATAAGCTTGGTAAAAAAGGCGTCTTCTCAATGAGTGACAAATGGTTTGATGAGTACACTTATCAAGTAGCTGTAGATAAAAAATACGTCGCAGATAAGTGGTTAAAAGCCTTAGACGAACCCGTCACTGAATTAGAGCCTTGGGATCCAATGGGCTCATTAGCAATGGTAAAATAA
- a CDS encoding prepilin peptidase: protein MHTTVTFIFFIYGLVFGSFFNVVGLRVPNGTLFAQTRSYCDTCQRTLTWKELIPVWSFLRQRGRCKKCKEKISLLYPIMELATGLLATITFYQYGWSEQTFLGLLLIALIIPITVSDIAYRKIPNKLLLFFTPLFILLRILYPQPSFWISLLGASLAFGLVFVIILLSNGGMGAGDLKYFTLLGFIFGPVLFLLLFFVATLYGAVTGMLIMKLKSGNRKMTIPFAPYIGLAALTIFYFGETILQWYLSFFS, encoded by the coding sequence ATGCATACAACCGTAACATTTATCTTTTTTATCTATGGATTGGTATTCGGGTCGTTTTTTAATGTCGTGGGTTTACGTGTGCCGAACGGGACATTATTTGCTCAAACGCGATCTTATTGTGATACGTGCCAACGCACATTGACTTGGAAAGAATTGATTCCCGTTTGGTCTTTTTTAAGACAAAGGGGCAGGTGCAAAAAATGTAAAGAGAAAATTTCATTACTCTATCCGATTATGGAATTGGCAACAGGTTTACTGGCTACGATTACCTTTTATCAGTATGGCTGGAGTGAACAAACCTTTCTAGGTCTATTGTTAATTGCACTTATCATTCCAATCACGGTATCTGATATAGCCTACCGAAAAATCCCAAATAAGTTGCTTCTATTTTTCACTCCTTTATTTATATTGTTGCGCATCTTATACCCACAACCATCTTTTTGGATTTCCTTATTAGGTGCTAGTTTAGCATTTGGTTTGGTGTTTGTGATCATTCTTTTATCTAATGGGGGAATGGGCGCTGGGGATTTGAAATACTTTACTTTATTGGGCTTTATTTTCGGACCGGTTCTTTTTTTGTTGCTCTTTTTTGTAGCGACGCTTTACGGAGCCGTTACAGGCATGCTTATCATGAAGCTGAAGAGTGGCAATCGTAAAATGACCATTCCTTTTGCTCCATATATTGGTCTTGCTGCACTAACTATTTTTTATTTCGGAGAAACGATCCTACAGTGGTATCTATCTTTTTTTAGTTAA
- a CDS encoding bifunctional metallophosphatase/5'-nucleotidase — protein MKLIILATSDMHGYIRPCNFSTKVQDEPFGALRVATVLKQEKQTASGPVLIIENGDFIQGSPLTYYIAKHRGEMKPDDLSNVLNMMDYDVGVIGNHEFNYGEDYLRQAISAAHYPVLSANILNEVGQPAFGKAYEIIEKDGLKIAVLGLTTVYIPNWEHPDHIKKLTFKSAVETAKILVPQLRELADLVVVSYHGGFEKNIETGEITEPLTGENEGYRLLTEVPGIDVLITGHQHRLIATKINGIPVIQPGYRGEAVGKIVLTIEKNADNAYTVTQSEASLVTTATAIPDAAMSEKLANLFKEVDEWLDQPLGRVEGDMRIKDPHAVRAVEHPYIAFIQKVQMDATGTDISGTALFVNEGKGFNETITMRNVVTNYVYPNTLAVLRVTGEDLRKAIEQSAAYFKAEKDGSVGINPDFIDPKPQYYNYDMYEGIDYVINAKRPIGERVVELKYHGKEIKPEDQLDITLNQYRAVGGGDYPMFSADKIIRENQKDMSELIADYLVKHPVIKAETNQNFKVIVE, from the coding sequence ATGAAACTGATTATTTTAGCAACAAGTGATATGCACGGGTATATCAGGCCGTGTAATTTTAGCACAAAAGTACAAGATGAGCCTTTTGGTGCACTTAGGGTAGCAACTGTTTTGAAACAAGAAAAACAAACAGCAAGTGGGCCTGTATTGATAATTGAGAATGGTGATTTTATCCAAGGATCACCGTTGACTTATTATATTGCGAAACATCGAGGAGAAATGAAGCCAGATGATTTATCGAATGTGTTAAACATGATGGATTACGATGTAGGGGTTATTGGCAATCATGAGTTTAATTATGGGGAAGACTATCTGCGTCAGGCTATTTCAGCAGCTCATTACCCTGTTCTTTCGGCTAATATCCTGAATGAAGTTGGTCAACCAGCATTTGGTAAAGCCTATGAGATTATTGAAAAAGACGGTCTCAAAATAGCGGTCTTAGGTTTAACAACCGTCTACATCCCCAACTGGGAACATCCTGATCATATTAAAAAATTGACTTTTAAAAGTGCTGTTGAAACAGCCAAAATACTGGTCCCTCAATTGAGAGAATTAGCTGATCTAGTGGTTGTTAGTTACCATGGAGGATTTGAAAAAAATATCGAAACGGGTGAAATAACTGAGCCATTAACAGGCGAAAACGAAGGGTATCGATTATTAACCGAAGTTCCTGGTATCGATGTGCTGATCACAGGGCACCAGCATCGTTTAATTGCGACTAAAATAAATGGGATTCCGGTTATTCAACCAGGGTATCGGGGAGAAGCCGTTGGGAAAATCGTTTTAACGATTGAAAAAAATGCTGATAATGCGTATACGGTTACACAAAGTGAAGCCAGTTTAGTAACAACGGCTACAGCAATTCCCGATGCGGCTATGTCAGAAAAACTGGCTAATCTATTTAAAGAAGTTGACGAATGGTTGGATCAACCACTTGGGAGAGTTGAAGGCGATATGCGGATTAAAGATCCACATGCCGTTCGAGCCGTTGAGCATCCTTATATAGCTTTTATTCAGAAGGTTCAAATGGATGCTACGGGTACAGATATTTCTGGGACAGCCTTATTTGTAAATGAAGGCAAAGGATTTAATGAAACTATTACGATGCGAAATGTTGTAACCAATTATGTCTATCCTAATACATTAGCTGTGTTACGTGTGACAGGTGAAGATTTAAGAAAAGCTATAGAACAATCGGCTGCTTATTTTAAAGCTGAAAAAGACGGTTCGGTTGGTATTAACCCAGATTTTATTGACCCTAAACCGCAATATTACAATTACGATATGTATGAAGGCATAGACTATGTAATCAATGCAAAACGGCCAATTGGCGAACGAGTGGTAGAATTAAAGTACCATGGAAAAGAGATAAAACCAGAAGATCAACTCGACATTACGTTAAACCAATACCGCGCCGTTGGTGGTGGGGATTATCCGATGTTTTCAGCCGATAAAATCATTCGTGAAAACCAAAAAGATATGAGTGAACTGATTGCAGATTACTTGGTTAAACATCCTGTTATTAAAGCAGAGACCAACCAGAATTTTAAAGTGATAGTAGAATAG
- a CDS encoding GspE/PulE family protein, translated as MADFKKKKLGDLLKEAGLVTELQIVEALSLKKQDQKLGDLLVDQGYITEKQLLDALEIKLKLKSVSLYQYPIDLSVLELVTKDFARSKLLLPIKKENTRLIVAMNDPLDFYAIEEIEFSTGYVVQPVIATQDDLLQTINRLYDSKEVNIDYIEGEDAPAVRIFNQLLETGVSLRASDIHLDQTERHVSVRYRVDGLLRNERPLPKTLMNSLVARIKIIAGLDVTETRLPQDGRISTNILGKRVNLRVSTLPTIFGEKIVLRILDISNMFRKVEDIGLEKDVLANYQKLIAQPSGLILLTGPTGSGKTSTLYGSINELNHPESNIITIEDPVEYQIEGINQVQVNTQIGLTFAQGLRSVLRQDPNIIMVGEIRDRETAENSVRAALTGHLVFSTLHTNSAIEAIPRLLDMGIESYLIVSAISGIVAQRLVKTICKECAETRKATPVEKEIFERRNQTIDTITFTKGCDACRHTGYRGRMAIHELIVITDDIKELMMNKASIQEIKQHVKEQGIRFLIDDGLIKVKAGKTTLEEVLRVASINE; from the coding sequence GTGGCAGATTTTAAGAAGAAAAAATTAGGAGATTTATTGAAAGAAGCGGGACTTGTAACGGAATTGCAGATTGTAGAAGCACTCAGTTTGAAAAAGCAGGATCAAAAATTAGGAGACTTATTAGTTGATCAAGGATATATCACTGAGAAGCAACTATTGGACGCATTAGAAATTAAATTGAAGTTAAAAAGTGTATCCTTGTATCAATATCCGATTGATCTTTCTGTATTAGAGTTGGTAACAAAAGATTTTGCGCGTTCTAAATTATTGCTTCCGATAAAAAAAGAAAATACCCGTTTAATTGTGGCGATGAATGACCCACTAGACTTTTATGCGATAGAAGAGATAGAATTTTCTACCGGTTATGTTGTTCAACCAGTGATAGCGACACAAGATGACTTATTACAGACAATCAACCGTTTGTATGACTCAAAAGAAGTAAATATTGACTACATTGAAGGCGAAGATGCTCCTGCAGTAAGAATTTTCAACCAATTATTAGAAACCGGTGTATCGTTACGTGCATCAGATATTCATTTAGATCAAACGGAACGCCACGTATCGGTTAGGTACCGTGTAGACGGTCTACTTCGCAATGAGCGTCCTTTGCCGAAAACCTTAATGAACTCTTTGGTTGCTCGCATCAAAATAATAGCTGGACTAGATGTTACCGAGACTCGTCTGCCTCAAGATGGACGAATTAGTACAAATATTTTAGGGAAAAGAGTAAATTTACGGGTATCAACTTTACCAACCATTTTTGGTGAGAAAATTGTGTTGCGTATTTTAGATATCTCGAATATGTTTCGAAAAGTAGAGGATATCGGCTTAGAAAAAGATGTATTAGCGAATTACCAAAAGTTAATTGCCCAACCTTCAGGGTTAATATTGTTGACAGGTCCTACGGGTTCTGGGAAAACGTCTACTCTTTATGGTTCTATCAACGAACTGAACCATCCTGAAAGCAATATCATCACTATCGAAGATCCGGTTGAATACCAAATTGAGGGTATTAACCAAGTCCAAGTCAATACACAGATTGGACTGACTTTTGCGCAAGGTTTACGTTCAGTATTGCGTCAGGACCCAAATATTATCATGGTTGGAGAAATAAGAGATAGAGAAACAGCTGAAAATAGTGTTCGTGCAGCTTTGACCGGTCACTTAGTATTTAGTACGCTACATACTAACAGTGCTATTGAGGCTATTCCTCGCTTACTTGATATGGGAATCGAATCTTACTTAATCGTCTCTGCGATAAGTGGTATCGTAGCACAACGTCTGGTAAAAACAATATGTAAAGAATGTGCGGAGACAAGAAAAGCTACACCAGTTGAGAAAGAAATCTTCGAAAGACGCAACCAAACAATCGACACGATTACGTTCACCAAAGGTTGTGATGCTTGCCGTCATACCGGCTATCGTGGACGGATGGCTATTCATGAATTAATTGTGATAACAGATGATATAAAAGAATTGATGATGAATAAGGCTTCAATCCAAGAAATCAAACAACATGTCAAAGAACAGGGTATACGCTTTTTGATTGATGATGGATTAATAAAAGTAAAAGCTGGAAAGACAACTCTAGAAGAAGTTCTACGGGTTGCTTCGATTAACGAATAA
- a CDS encoding PilW family protein has protein sequence MHKWKRGYHSVQQNRTKINLRNESGMTLIELLASIALLSVVLALAGAVNMFGQRQYMTQSYSASQSNNYAYTLSVISREIRKHPYASITVSELGDTLLIDKVEFFSKKGSQLFKNGNQILAEDVGSFVVSSDSETESIKILLKSISEKNNQPKEYQTTIYLRE, from the coding sequence ATGCACAAATGGAAACGCGGTTATCATTCAGTACAGCAAAATAGAACAAAGATTAATTTACGAAACGAATCAGGAATGACTCTGATAGAACTATTAGCCAGTATTGCTTTACTTTCCGTAGTGCTTGCATTGGCGGGAGCGGTAAATATGTTTGGTCAAAGACAGTATATGACACAATCTTATTCTGCTAGCCAGTCAAATAATTATGCTTATACGCTTTCTGTTATTTCGAGAGAAATTCGCAAACATCCATATGCTTCTATAACTGTGTCAGAATTGGGGGATACTTTATTGATAGATAAGGTTGAGTTTTTTAGTAAAAAAGGATCTCAGCTTTTTAAAAATGGCAATCAAATTTTGGCAGAAGATGTCGGGAGTTTTGTAGTCTCTTCTGACTCTGAAACGGAGAGTATAAAAATCTTATTGAAAAGCATATCAGAAAAAAACAATCAACCTAAAGAATATCAAACGACGATTTATTTGAGAGAGTGA
- a CDS encoding type II secretion system F family protein, giving the protein MAVFAYKAKTRDGKLMKGKIDSISKKDALSKLRNMDLVVFEVGKLNTILNKDISFRSSLKSKDFIVFLRQFASLMNAGILLVDALDLLSVQSTSLVLKEALQELAEEIREGVALSEAMAKKPKLFPNLLIHMIHSAEVSGRLEEVLEQMADYYEKQHRTKQKITTAMTYPIVVGVLAFFITTFLLVFIVPIFGDMFASMGSELPMITQVVLMMSGLFQRYWWVVVLLVGVLVAIIIQLGKKDQVAYVFDVLQLKIPILGTFLQKTLLARMTQTLSSLISSSVPILQAIEVTSQVVGNRVVENVLLQAQKDVENGESLAKPMVDHWFFPPLIIQMIQVGETSGELDDMLEKVSEIYDQEVQEASDKLQVLIEPIMIIFLSVVVGVIVLSIVVPMFSMFETFS; this is encoded by the coding sequence ATGGCTGTTTTTGCCTATAAAGCTAAAACGAGAGATGGAAAATTAATGAAAGGAAAAATAGATAGTATTAGTAAAAAAGATGCCCTGAGTAAACTGAGAAATATGGATTTAGTTGTCTTTGAAGTAGGCAAGTTGAATACGATATTAAATAAGGATATCAGTTTTCGTTCTTCTTTAAAATCAAAGGACTTTATCGTGTTTTTGAGACAGTTTGCCTCTTTAATGAACGCTGGGATTCTATTGGTCGATGCATTGGATCTCCTTTCTGTTCAATCTACTAGTTTGGTGTTGAAAGAAGCCTTGCAAGAGTTAGCTGAGGAAATAAGAGAAGGGGTTGCTTTATCCGAAGCAATGGCAAAAAAACCGAAACTATTTCCTAATCTGTTGATACATATGATCCATTCAGCGGAAGTTAGCGGACGTTTGGAAGAAGTCCTGGAACAAATGGCAGATTATTATGAAAAGCAACACCGAACCAAACAGAAAATTACAACAGCCATGACTTACCCGATAGTTGTAGGTGTATTAGCTTTTTTTATTACAACATTTTTACTGGTGTTCATTGTTCCGATATTTGGTGATATGTTTGCTTCAATGGGAAGCGAACTGCCAATGATTACTCAAGTGGTCTTGATGATGAGTGGGTTATTCCAGCGTTATTGGTGGGTTGTGGTCTTACTAGTTGGCGTGTTGGTAGCTATCATTATTCAGCTTGGTAAAAAAGATCAAGTTGCCTATGTATTTGATGTCCTACAATTAAAAATACCTATATTAGGAACCTTTTTACAAAAAACATTGTTAGCTCGAATGACTCAAACGCTAAGTTCTTTGATTAGTAGCTCAGTTCCAATTCTGCAAGCCATCGAAGTGACAAGTCAAGTTGTGGGTAACCGAGTGGTTGAGAATGTGCTACTACAAGCACAAAAGGACGTTGAAAATGGGGAATCATTAGCTAAACCTATGGTGGATCATTGGTTTTTCCCACCGCTTATCATTCAGATGATTCAAGTTGGAGAAACGAGTGGAGAGTTAGACGATATGTTAGAAAAAGTTTCAGAAATCTATGATCAAGAAGTTCAGGAAGCATCAGACAAGTTGCAAGTCTTGATTGAACCGATTATGATTATATTTCTTTCAGTTGTTGTAGGTGTAATCGTTCTGTCCATTGTTGTGCCCATGTTTAGCATGTTTGAAACTTTTAGTTAA
- a CDS encoding competence type IV pilus major pilin ComGC: protein MRNKIKQLLKKEDGFTLIELLAVIAILALIVAISIPLIGNVVADSKTKTTDAQKELVIDAAQLYELENTVSANGEISVANLKSKGFLESDFDEVESGITKVNKNTTEGKITYTVE from the coding sequence ATGAGAAATAAAATCAAACAATTGTTGAAAAAAGAAGACGGGTTTACACTAATTGAGTTACTAGCGGTTATTGCAATTTTAGCTTTAATCGTTGCGATTTCAATTCCTTTGATTGGGAATGTGGTTGCTGATTCTAAAACTAAAACGACAGATGCTCAAAAAGAATTGGTTATCGATGCTGCGCAACTGTACGAGTTAGAAAATACAGTTTCAGCTAACGGTGAAATTTCTGTTGCTAATTTAAAAAGTAAAGGTTTCCTTGAATCTGATTTTGATGAAGTAGAAAGTGGAATAACAAAAGTGAATAAAAATACAACTGAAGGAAAAATAACTTACACTGTAGAATAG
- a CDS encoding type IV pilus twitching motility protein PilT, translated as MIIEQLNTILIAAYKKKASDIHLVVGSAPVFRIDGKLITQRLAYLTFDDTKNFAKTILSQEMWETLEQKRDIDFSYGIAEIARFRVNVFYQRSTLSLAFRIISKEIPSVESLGLPDITKKLVQQSYGLFLVTGPTGSGKSTSLAALINYVNQTLNRHIITLEDPIEYLHEHKQSIVEQREVGSDTVSFKSGLRASLRQDPDIILVGELRDMDTISTAITASETGHLVLGTLHTSDAASSIERMIDVFPGGQREQVRLMLANVLLGIMSQRLLPNKKGDGRVAATEMLINNPAIKNMIRAEKMHQIPNVLQTSADQGMHTMEMSINKLIEDEKIRRYHFYP; from the coding sequence GTGATAATAGAACAATTAAATACGATATTAATAGCTGCCTATAAAAAAAAAGCTTCCGATATTCATCTTGTAGTAGGCTCTGCACCGGTATTTCGAATTGATGGGAAGTTAATCACTCAAAGGCTAGCATACCTCACATTTGATGATACAAAGAATTTTGCTAAAACTATTCTTAGTCAAGAAATGTGGGAAACGCTTGAACAAAAGAGAGACATTGATTTTTCTTATGGGATAGCTGAGATTGCTCGTTTCCGTGTAAATGTGTTTTACCAACGTAGTACTCTTTCACTTGCATTCCGAATTATTTCAAAAGAAATTCCCAGTGTGGAAAGTTTGGGCCTACCGGATATCACTAAAAAATTAGTCCAACAATCTTACGGTTTATTTTTGGTAACAGGTCCTACTGGTAGTGGAAAAAGCACTTCTCTAGCAGCGTTAATTAATTATGTGAACCAAACATTGAATCGACATATCATTACATTGGAAGATCCTATCGAATACTTACATGAGCATAAACAATCTATTGTTGAACAAAGAGAAGTGGGATCCGATACAGTATCATTTAAAAGCGGTCTTCGTGCCAGTTTGCGCCAAGATCCTGATATTATTTTAGTAGGAGAATTGCGTGATATGGATACTATTTCCACAGCCATAACGGCATCAGAAACAGGACATTTAGTCCTAGGAACATTGCATACTTCAGATGCTGCTAGTAGTATTGAGCGAATGATTGATGTATTCCCAGGAGGGCAACGGGAACAGGTTCGCTTAATGCTAGCGAATGTTCTCTTGGGAATTATGTCTCAACGACTATTACCGAATAAAAAAGGTGATGGTCGTGTGGCAGCAACTGAGATGTTGATCAATAATCCAGCAATCAAAAATATGATACGGGCTGAAAAAATGCATCAGATCCCTAATGTTTTACAGACATCTGCTGATCAAGGGATGCACACAATGGAGATGAGTATTAACAAACTTATTGAAGATGAAAAAATTCGTCGGTACCATTTTTACCCCTAA
- a CDS encoding PilX N-terminal domain-containing pilus assembly protein, producing MGIKQLQEEEKGSGLVLTLMVLLVLSVLGVALGTLTIGSYQLSDATRDNTSTYYVAEAGVVAAYDQIQREVLSAYKNNTTEGAFYSQVSTILSSKNGQSSIKFDQQLGSKPTATIRTEKENAQKYTIYSTGKIDGKERTVTKPVTVKWVEKNTAGGGMQTLPAKTALLVNEEMKLLGGTLKDNAYIQSIKDSAVQVGTYGSFKESTLHYSSQTTPGKLINYPNYMKNNLPKFSIQVENVNFKDYEDLLTHVKVPTDNTIDFKKLPDKIIKKMRMNSIRFKIMGICF from the coding sequence ATGGGGATTAAGCAACTCCAAGAGGAAGAAAAAGGCAGTGGTCTGGTTTTAACATTAATGGTGCTTTTGGTATTGTCTGTCTTAGGTGTTGCCCTTGGGACCCTTACGATTGGGAGCTACCAATTGAGTGATGCTACTCGTGATAATACATCTACTTATTATGTAGCAGAAGCAGGAGTGGTTGCAGCTTATGACCAGATTCAGAGAGAAGTATTAAGTGCTTATAAAAATAACACAACAGAAGGTGCTTTTTATAGTCAGGTATCAACTATCCTTAGCTCAAAAAATGGTCAGTCGAGTATAAAATTCGATCAGCAATTAGGCAGCAAACCTACTGCAACAATCCGGACTGAAAAAGAGAATGCTCAAAAATATACCATCTATTCTACAGGAAAAATAGATGGAAAAGAACGAACGGTTACAAAACCGGTCACAGTGAAGTGGGTTGAAAAGAATACTGCTGGGGGAGGAATGCAGACACTTCCTGCTAAAACAGCATTGCTTGTGAACGAAGAAATGAAATTATTAGGCGGAACGTTGAAGGATAATGCATATATTCAATCTATAAAAGATAGTGCGGTCCAGGTAGGGACTTATGGATCATTCAAAGAATCAACATTGCACTACTCTAGCCAAACGACACCGGGTAAATTAATAAATTATCCGAATTACATGAAAAATAATCTGCCTAAATTTTCTATTCAAGTTGAGAATGTAAATTTTAAAGATTATGAAGACTTGTTAACACATGTGAAAGTACCCACTGATAATACGATAGACTTTAAAAAATTACCGGATAAAATAATTAAAAAAATGAGAATGAACAGTATAAGGTTCAAGATAATGGGAATTTGTTTCTAA